ATTTCACCACCAAGATAGTTGCACTTGGGACAGATTTTTTTTTCTTCGGTATCCACACCGATATTATAATCCAGCGGCGTTAAAAAAACGTTAAAAAAGATGAGGTAAAAGTCAACATTTTTAGGCAGGCGGAAAATGTTGATTTTTGTCTTATATCTAAATATTCAAGGACCTTCAACTACTATTAACTCCTTATCTCACCACCACAACCCGCCCTGAAAATCTGCCATCAGGGGTATCAACGACAACAAAATATACTCCCGCAGAAAGAGCTTTGGTCTCAACTTTTGTCCCGTGCTGACCCGCATGCATATCCGATTCAAATAGACCCGCAACCAGCCTTCCTGAAATATCATACAATTCAATCCTTACCCGCCCTTGATTTTTAACTTGATAATTAACTCTAAATTTATCTCTTACCGGATTGGAGGTAATCGTTATTGGACTTGGCACTCTTGCAGATTGATTTTCTTTAATTCCAGTCTGTAGCCACTGGGCATCAAATTTGAGTTTGACAGGTGGATCGTAGTCAACCCAGCACACATAAGGTTCGCCATTACGCTGACCGACTGCGGGAAAATAGTATGGGTTACAGCTACTACTACCATTCTTGACATTAATTGATGCTGACCAAGGTGATGATACACTGTCATACCTTACCTTCTGGTAAAATATCTCCTCTTCCGCTCCACGGTATGCTACATGGTAATAGCCAAGACTATCATCAATTACAAGACAATGAGCGACATTCGCGGTTGAATTTGAATCGTAGATTATACCATAATTCCAGTTATCCCCACCGTTGGTGCTAAAAAAATAATATAAATCAGCATTATCTTCTAATGTATCTATTCGGACAAAAGTTATTAATGCTGAAGGAAATCCCCCATGGGTCATCTGTAAATGGGGAAAACCATCACGGCAATTTACTGACGGAATAAACTCAATTAATGGACGCCAACGCCCGGGCATACCATTCAAGGTATTCTTTCTGAAGATTATCTTTCCGTTCGTTTCATCGTTGCTCAAAAGTTGCCAGGCAACTCCAACCGACATTGAATCAGGTGGAGTTGAAATCCAACCATAGGCACAGCTCGGGTTTAAAAATCCATAATTTGTACTCGGATAACCGATGATCTGCCGGTCGGTCCAGGTCATACCATAATCTGAAGAACGGATAAAGGCGATTGAATCAAAACTCGTAAAGGCACAGAAAAGCCAGGGACCATTGGGATGAGCTGGACTACTGGTGCAGAGACTCGGGTCTCGCTCAGGTACTCCGGCTATTACTGAGATATCTCTGAATAGGCCAGAAGACAATGCCAGATTACGACGATAAGCACGGGTATTATATTCGTTTGCCCCCACATCCCAGAGGTCAAATGCCACATACAGAAATTCTGAGTCTTGCGCAGTAAAGATAGTCATTGAGGGATTCTGCAAATGCCCCTGACTTATGCTGAACCACAGATATTGACTCCAGTTTATACCATCAAGCGAGCGATATACCCTTATCCCGTAGCGTGTGGTGTCTTCAAAGAATCTTCCTGATACCGCAACGAATATTTCACCATTTGAGCGACGGGTTGCAACTGAAACACCCTGATAAGCCCTTGCACTATCAATCACAACATCCTGGTCTGTCCACAAAGGACCCGGATTGTCTGCAGACATTATCGCCAATAAGGCGATTGTTATTATTGAGATTTTTTGTAAATTATTCATCTTTATCTCCTTTGCTCGGTTTCACCGAGCCCACTGATTTACACAGAAATAGACACAGAAAGACGCGGATTGTGGTTGTGCGATAACCCCGTGCTGAACAATGTGAAGTATCGCACCAATACATTTTTCGTTTCACGGTTCACGGTAAACGTTTCACGATTCATCTCCGTCTCCATCTCTCCTTGTCTCTCTGTCTCCCTCTCTTTGCCTTAACATCACCTCCTTTCTTTTTTTGCTTCGCAAAATGCGCGGATGGACGCTGATTAGAATGCGGATTATCGCGGATGGCATCCGCAAACCGAAGACCACAGGCAAAGCAATATTCGGCAAATGCACTCTTTATCCTTGCCCCGCATTGTGGACATTTAGAGATTAACTCTATCCCGCAATAAGGGCAGATGTTATCCATTTCACCACCAAGATAGTTGCACTTGGGACAGATTTTTTTTTCTTCGGTATCCACACCGATATTATAATCCAGCGGCGTTAAAAAAACGTTAAAAAAGGGGAGAGGGATGTCTTTTTGGGGAAAACTTACGAGGCTGTGTCGCAACCTCTGTAGCGGTCGCATTTATGCGACAATAGAATTACAAAGCATTGAAATTTGATGATGTTTGATAAATCAAACCGCTACAATTGGACGAAATTTTGAATTGCGACACAGCCTCTTACCTATTACAAAAAGGAGGGATTCGTATTTTGGAGTTAAAAGGCTTACGCCTTAACTCCATTTTCAATTAATCTGTGCTGAGAATTTTTTTATAAAGTTTTATTGTTTCTGCGCCAGGTTCGGCATCCAATTCTTCTTTGAAATTTCTCTTTAAAATCTCAAACTGCCTTAAGGCGCCGTTTCGGTCACCCTGATTATACAAACTTTCCATAATAATCTGATGTGCCTTTTCATCAAGGTGATCAAATGCAAGTAGTCTCTGTGCCATGAAGATTGATTCCTGATAATCCATTTTTTCCAGAGACCTTAACGCAAGCCAGGAAAGCATAATTTTCATCTTCGTCTTCAATTCCATATTCTTTCTTAAAATTGGTTCACTATAAAACTCAGGCAAAAAATCGTCTTTATACAGATCTAATGACCGGCGTGCACGGTCTTCTGCAGTATGTAATTTACCCTCGCGTTTTAAGCCCTGCCATTCTTTGTAAAGGTTTTCAAATGTCAAAAAATCTACTTCTATTATATCCATATCTAAAAGAATAAATTGTCCGCTCTGGATAATAACATCTTCACCCAATATTTTTTTAAGATGTGTCAGCGCAACACGGAAATTTAACTGTGCTTTATCTTTTGTTGCCTCGGGCCAGAGGCTGGATGCCATTGCCTCTCTGGTGGCTCCACTTTTCGGAGCAACCAATAGCAGTCCGAGCAATTCCTGCGCTTTGCGCGAGGGCCATTCACTTTTTGATAATTCAGAGACATCCATCGGCCTCTTTATCTGTAGACCACCAAAAGTTGAAATGATAGTTTTATCTATTATTAAATTGCTTGTTTTTTCTGAAATAAAATTACAGCATTTAATAAACCGAGCCTTTTTCAATTTCGGGTATAG
The genomic region above belongs to candidate division WOR-3 bacterium and contains:
- a CDS encoding zinc ribbon domain-containing protein, producing the protein MDTEEKKICPKCNYLGGEMDNICPYCGIELISKCPQCGARIKSAFAEYCFACGLRFADAIRDNPHSNQRPSAHFAKQKKKGGDVKAKRGRQRDKERWRRR
- a CDS encoding T9SS type A sorting domain-containing protein is translated as MNNLQKISIITIALLAIMSADNPGPLWTDQDVVIDSARAYQGVSVATRRSNGEIFVAVSGRFFEDTTRYGIRVYRSLDGINWSQYLWFSISQGHLQNPSMTIFTAQDSEFLYVAFDLWDVGANEYNTRAYRRNLALSSGLFRDISVIAGVPERDPSLCTSSPAHPNGPWLFCAFTSFDSIAFIRSSDYGMTWTDRQIIGYPSTNYGFLNPSCAYGWISTPPDSMSVGVAWQLLSNDETNGKIIFRKNTLNGMPGRWRPLIEFIPSVNCRDGFPHLQMTHGGFPSALITFVRIDTLEDNADLYYFFSTNGGDNWNYGIIYDSNSTANVAHCLVIDDSLGYYHVAYRGAEEEIFYQKVRYDSVSSPWSASINVKNGSSSCNPYYFPAVGQRNGEPYVCWVDYDPPVKLKFDAQWLQTGIKENQSARVPSPITITSNPVRDKFRVNYQVKNQGRVRIELYDISGRLVAGLFESDMHAGQHGTKVETKALSAGVYFVVVDTPDGRFSGRVVVVR